CTCGGCGCCAGCCGCACCGCCAGCGAGAACAGCGTGCCGGGGATCATGCCGCCGACGGCCGAGAACGCGAGCACCGCCAGGTAGCGCAGCAGCGCGCCGGATTCCGGCGGCCCCAGCAGCGGCGAGAACGCGATCACACTGGCGAATCCCATCGTGAGGAACCCGATCGACATCAGGCGCCGCGCCGTGAACCCGCGCTGCAGCAGGCGCCCGGACGCCAGGTTGCCCACCATGTTCACGGCCGCCGCCAGCGCCGTGCCCGCCGCCGCGCTGGCCGGTGCAATGCCGGCGGCCAGGTAGATCGAAGGCAGGAAGCCGATCACCGACAGCCATTGGGCCGAATAGACGCCGAATGCGGCCGCGACCAGCCAGGGGCCGCGCGCCGCCAGCGTCTGCCCGATGCGTCCGACCCAGTCGTGCGCGGCCGTCGGTGACTGCACCGGATCGGGCGGCAGCGCCTGCCCCAGCCACGCCGCCATCAGCAGCGAGAAGCCGCCCAGCAGCCACCACCAGCCCGGCCAGCCGGTCCACGCCATCCAGGCCGGCCCACACAGCAGCGCCAGCGCGGTGGCGAACGGCATGTAGGCGCCCCAGACGCCCAGCATCGTGCTCATGCGATCGGGCGGCACCAATCGGCGAATCAGTCCCGGCGCCGGCATCGAGGCCAGCAGGAAACCGAAGCCTTCAATGCCGCGCAGCACCAGCAACCCGGCCGCCCCGTCGGCCCAGCCGCCCACCACGCTGGCGCCGCCGACGATCCACAGGCCAGCCACCATGGTGCGCTTGAGGCCCAGGCTGTCGGCCGCCAGGCCGGCCAGCAAGCCCAGGGTCATGCCGGCGAATTGCACCAGCGACAGCAGGAAGCCGGCCTCGACCAGCGTCAGGCCGAGCGCGTCGCGCAACACCGGAATGGCCGGCGGCAGCTTGCCCACGTGCACGGCGGCAGCGACGCCGCCCAGCACCACCAGCCAGGCCCGCCCGGCGTGGGGGGCACTCACGGCAGCAGTCGGCGGCCGGTCAGCCGCTCGTGTTCCCGCGCCGCGAAGCGATCGGTCATGCCGGCGATGTAGTCGGCCACGGCGCGCTCGCGATCGGGCCGCTCGTCGAAGCCGCCGCCCATCTGCGTCGGATCGGCCACATAGGCGTCGAACAGCTCGCGCACGACCCGGCGCGCACCGTCCATGGTCTCCATCACCTGCGGATGACGGTACAGGTTGCGCAGCAAGAACTGCTTGAGCTCGGCCGATTGCGCCTGCATGGGTGCGCTGAAGCGCAGCATCGGCGCGGCCCGGCGCGCCGCGTCGGCGCTGTCGATCGCATGGTCGGCGAGCGCCTGCGCGGTGGCGTCGATCACGTCGTAGACCTGCGCGCTGAGCATGCGCCGGATCGATTCGTACAGCAGCCGCCGGCCGTGCAGGTGCGGGTGGCGGGCCAGCGCCTCGGCGCGAAAGCGCGCGAACAGCTCGACGGCGTCGAGCTGCTCCATCGCCAGCAGGCCGGATCGGACGCCATCGTCGATGTCGTGCGCGTTGTAGGCGATCTCGTCGGCCAGGTTGCACAGCTGTGCCTCCAGGCTGGGCTGGGTGCGATCGAGGAAACGCCGGCCCACCCCGCCCGGCTCGGCGGCCTCCAGCCGCTGCGCATTGGCGCGCGAACAGTGCTTGAGGATGCCCTCGCGCGTCTCGAAGCTGAGATTCAGCCCGTCGTACTCGGGGTAGCGCTCTTCCAGCCGATCGACCACCCGCAGGCTTTGCAGGTTGTGCTCGAAGCCGCCATGCGCCTGCATGCACTCGTTCAGCGCATCCTGGCCGGCATGGCCGAACGGCGTGTGGCCCAGGTCGTGCGCCAGCGCGATCGCCTCCACCAGGTCTTCGTCCAGCCCCAGTGGGCGGGCAATGGAGCGGCCGAGCTGCGCCACTTCCAGCGAGTGCGTCAGGCGCGTGCGGAACAGGTCGCCCTCGTGGTTGAGAAAGACCTGGGTCTTGTAGACCAGCCGCCGGAAGGCGGTGGAGTGCACGATGCGGTCGCGGTCGCGCTGGAACTCGCTGCGCGTGGGGGCCGGCGGCTCCGGGTACCGGCGACCGCGGGAGCGGTTCGGGTCCGAAGCGTAGGGTGCCGTCATGCGGGAATCGCCACCGGTCGCCATCGCGCCGGTCTCAGGCCGTGCAGCGTTCCAGCACCTGGCGCACCAGCGCCTCGGGCGCTGGGC
The sequence above is a segment of the Ramlibacter tataouinensis genome. Coding sequences within it:
- a CDS encoding MFS transporter, whose translation is MSAPHAGRAWLVVLGGVAAAVHVGKLPPAIPVLRDALGLTLVEAGFLLSLVQFAGMTLGLLAGLAADSLGLKRTMVAGLWIVGGASVVGGWADGAAGLLVLRGIEGFGFLLASMPAPGLIRRLVPPDRMSTMLGVWGAYMPFATALALLCGPAWMAWTGWPGWWWLLGGFSLLMAAWLGQALPPDPVQSPTAAHDWVGRIGQTLAARGPWLVAAAFGVYSAQWLSVIGFLPSIYLAAGIAPASAAAGTALAAAVNMVGNLASGRLLQRGFTARRLMSIGFLTMGFASVIAFSPLLGPPESGALLRYLAVLAFSAVGGMIPGTLFSLAVRLAPSERTVSTTVGWMQQWSSLGQFLGPPLVAWVAARSGGWQWSWLVTGGCALGGLMLAGWTSRLPQVRGH
- a CDS encoding deoxyguanosinetriphosphate triphosphohydrolase; the protein is MTAPYASDPNRSRGRRYPEPPAPTRSEFQRDRDRIVHSTAFRRLVYKTQVFLNHEGDLFRTRLTHSLEVAQLGRSIARPLGLDEDLVEAIALAHDLGHTPFGHAGQDALNECMQAHGGFEHNLQSLRVVDRLEERYPEYDGLNLSFETREGILKHCSRANAQRLEAAEPGGVGRRFLDRTQPSLEAQLCNLADEIAYNAHDIDDGVRSGLLAMEQLDAVELFARFRAEALARHPHLHGRRLLYESIRRMLSAQVYDVIDATAQALADHAIDSADAARRAAPMLRFSAPMQAQSAELKQFLLRNLYRHPQVMETMDGARRVVRELFDAYVADPTQMGGGFDERPDRERAVADYIAGMTDRFAAREHERLTGRRLLP